A part of Caretta caretta isolate rCarCar2 chromosome 1, rCarCar1.hap1, whole genome shotgun sequence genomic DNA contains:
- the LOC125630622 gene encoding interferon-induced protein with tetratricopeptide repeats 5-like, translated as MSTLRLKEKLQALQCHFTWNFEIRDKVHAAHILQTLALRIAHTHYQNQPTLLAMQAYFCHLQGQYEDALQSLREAEEILQRDHPDNFPRQVLVIYGNYAWIYYHLAHYDLVEFYLDKVRKICSSLKSRSPHAAQIPEIHAQKGWSLLAAGFRNGIEATECFQMALREDKANGELLAGLAIAVFASWTHSHKPVHREAAKKKLAAILHEQQQNYEAKVYLAKILKRANRQEAEALLEDVVQNSLDPEVLRNAAKFFQPEFPEQAIAILQRAISLNPTYHLLPYDLGVCYKKQLEKAKSGREEILAAAIEAFKKAVQKDPASVFSRLALAEMYGENTPHYQEEIYLNLLSEMPSLSKRCQQAVYLHWGDFLFYKQKSVWEAAKMYKAGFTIPDNYLERPQLKSRLEEVAGEFQQSSQTSEAEAIRDFIQENESPWYMGRSTGGNNRAGD; from the exons ATGAG CACCCTGCGTCTGAAGGAGAAGCTGCAGGCCCTCCAGTGCCACTTCACCTGGAACTTTGAAATCAGAGACAAGGTACATGCAGCTCACATCCTCCAAACTCTGGCTCTCAGGATTGCCCACACTCACTACCAGAACCAGCCCACGCTCCTTGCCATGCAGGCTTATTTCTGCCACCTGCAAGGGCAATATGAAGACGCTCTGCAAAGCCTGAGAGAAGCCGAAGAGATTCTGCAAAGAGATCATCCAGATAACTTCCCCCGGCAGGTCCTGGTCATTTATGGAAACTACGCCTGGATCTATTATCACTTGGCCCACTATGATTTGGTTGAGTTTTACCTGGACAAGGTTAGAAAGATCTGCAGCTCCCTGAAGAGCCGCTCTCCACATGCAGCTCAGATCCCTGAGATACATGCACAGAAAGGCTGGTCTCTCCTGGCAGCAGGCTTCCGTAATGGCATTGAAGCCACAGAGTGTTTCCAAATGGCATTAAGAGAAGACAAAGCAAATGGGGAATTACTTGCTGGGTTGGCAATTGCGGTCTTTGCATCATGGACTCACTCACACAAGCCTGTACATCGGGAAGCAGCCAAAAAGAAGTTGGCTGCCATTCTCCATGAACAGCAGCAAAACTATGAAGCTAAGGTGTATTTAGCCAAGATCCTGAAGAGGGCAAATAGACAGGAAGCCGAAGCCCTCTTAGAAGATGTTGTTCAGAATAGCCTGGACCCTGAGGTCCTGAGAAATGCAGCCAAGTTCTTTCAACCAGAATTCCCAGAACAAGCAATTGCTATCCTACAGCGAGCAATCTCACTGAACCCCACTTACCATCTCCTTCCCTATGACCTTGGCGTCTGCTACAAGAAACAACTGGAGAAGGCCAAGTCAGGCAGAGAAGAAATATTGGCAGCAGCTATTGAGGCCTTCAAAAAGGCTGTGCAGAAAGATCCAGCCTCTGTGTTTTCAAGGCTGGCTTTAGCTGAAATGTATGGAGAAAACACACCTCACTACCAAGAAGAGATTTATCTCAATCTCCTAAGTGAAATGCCCAGCCTCAGCAAGAGGTGTCAGCAGGCAGTCTACCTTCACTGGGGGGATTTCCTCTTCTACAAGCAGAAGTCAGTGTGGGAGGCAGCTAAGATGTACAAAGCAGGTTTCACCATTCCAGACAACTACCTGGAGAGGCCACAACTGAAAAGCAGGTTGGAAGAGGTGGCAGGAGAATTCCAGCAGAGCTCCCAGACCTCTGAGGCTGAGGCCATACGTGACTTCATTCAAGAGAATGAAAGTCCGTGGTACATGGGGAGATCCACTGGTGGCAACAACAGAGCAGGAGACTGA